One genomic region from Electrophorus electricus isolate fEleEle1 chromosome 25, fEleEle1.pri, whole genome shotgun sequence encodes:
- the pgap1 gene encoding GPI inositol-deacylase — protein MKVVVYAFYGGALGCLLLALRELFLGLEENRCSMTYMFEYPEYRRVQLPRYVARQYPAYGLYLYGEGVYAQETRGLKLTGAPVLFLPGNAGSYKQGRSLGSVALRKAENMEGGIHLNVFTIDFNEELVALYGGGLLRQTHFLHESIKVILRLYKDRPDPPQSVVLVGHSMGGVVARALFTLPGFSPGLVSLILTQASPHQAPVLSLDPYILEFYSSVSRRWSTEAEDLRNVTVLSVGGGYRDYQVRSGLTALSCSADDPNKMAVVVTAVPRTWVSTDHLSIVWCKELVLATVRAFFDLIEPETRQFTEDAEKRRSVLSHHFIQHTGRLQAHQLNRPISFSGLPESWSEVNTLRLIYSAPKEAKEKYFLFVLSSRRKAYSHFHCRSSDMEMSSWLFGCTKMDKSMCVQAVDLSWRTELLPAYKVVTVKLGELSAMSHLVIDASNPSARQFTVECEWQREERLTVPLSVPHVLAFGLTTSDITINSSGLLHTIQLKHFHQVYQAFKIIVTSHCMATKDRLPNIYRIKVPWFREDSFVTAGIPSVTEMSGMLHTSRHDNTSSALLQLHTSPNCQYKVSVRSSFSKVLGQVLRSCGPVLLVYTAAVLLLALRRQLGCIIQTGHTVALREAAASGLQPHKVELPILILHLSLRQGWFQEGWTALGLPDVDMLPLTTTEDISQDAAGSWQYWPHLVSLLLCVLGAAVAFWGSAVLSASVHMLSFLLGPLHRPSVSRHSGTLRPSAQILLILSLIVVGGATCGALAIAVSFLIHLYRVLRLKMTERSLSYMMNLAPQRMEQNSDNGYSGSGRQKKFKECNGGSLLSKSELLDVRDDLQLHLSLSTLLTLPMMLSAPSLVYWSRNLRYSVRLDPDPWWPYTVPLLVASVLLTNCSTNTLSHSKLMLGLTSRLLLPLSVAMTTFSPLHLYRVTHFVSVALTLLVTCCHI, from the exons ATGAAAGTGGTCGTTTACGCGTTTTACGGCGGCGCTCTCGGTTGTCTCCTGCTGGCGCTGCGGGAGCTGTTCCTCGGCCTTGAGGAGAACCGGTGCAGCATGACATACATGTTCGAGTACCCCGAGTACCGG CGTGTGCAACTCCCCCGGTATGTAGCGCGGCAGTACCCAGCTTATGGGCTCTACCTGTATGGGGAAGGCGTGTATGCTCAGGAGACACGGGGGCTTAAACTCACTGGAGCCCCCGTGCTGTTCTTACCTGGCAACGCAGGCAGCTATAAGCAAG GTCGTTCTTTGGGTTCTGTGGCATTAAGAAAGGCTGAGAACATGGAGGGTGGGATACATTTGAATGTCTTCACCATCGATTTCAATGAGGAGCTGGTGGCTCTGTACGGTGGAGGCCTGCTCCGCCAGACACACTTCCTTCATGAAAGCATCAAGGTCATCCTGCGCCTTtacaag GACCGGCCAGACCCACCCCAAAGCGTGGTGTTGGTGGGTCACTCTATGGGCGGCGTGGTGGCCCGTGCTCTGTTCACCCTCCCCGGCTTCAGCCCCGGCCTGGTCAGCCTGATCCTCACCCAGGCCTCCCCTCACCAAGcccctgtgctctctctggACCCCTACATACTGG AGTTCTACTCCTCGGTGAGCCGACGCTGGAGCACAGAGGCAGAAGACCTCCGGAACGTCACTGTCCTGTCCGTGGGGGGTGGTTACCGTGACTACCAGGTGCGATCTGGCTTGACTgccctgtcctgctctgctgACGACCCCAACAAGATGGCTGTCGTG GTCACTGCTGTTCCCAGGACGTGGGTGTCTACGGATCACTTGTCCATTGTGTG GTGTAAGGAGTTGGTGCTGGCCACAGTCCGAGCTTTCTTTGACCTCATAGAACCTGAAACTAGACAG TTCACAGAGGATGCCGAGAAGAGGAGGTCTGTGTTGAGCCATCACTTCATTCAGCACACAGGACGGCTCCAAGCCCACCAGCTCAACCGGCCCATCAGCTTCTCtg GTCTTCCTGAGTCATGGAGTGAGGTTAACACGCTGCGTTTGATCTACAGCGCCCCCAAA GAAGCTAAAGAGAAGTACTTTCTTTTTGTGCTGTCCAGCCGGAGGAAGGCGTACTCCCACTTTCACTGCCGCAGCAGTGACATG GAAATGTCCAGCTGGCTGTTTGGTTGCACAAAGATGGACAAGTCCATGTG TGTACAAGCAGTAGATCTGTCATGGAGAACAGAACTTCTTCCAGCTTAcaag GTTGTAACGGTGAAATTGGGTGAGCTGTCTGCGATGTCTCATTTGGTCATTGATGCGTCAAATCCCAGTGCGAGACAG tttactgTGGAGTGTGAATGGCAGAGAGAGGAACGTCTGACCGTCCCCCTCTCTGTACCCCATGTTTTGGCCTTTG GTTTAACAACAAGTGATATCACCATTAACTCCTCTGGGCTGCTTCACACAATACAGCTGAAACACTTTCACCAG GTTTACCAGGCTTTCAAAATTATAGTAACAAGCCACTGCATGGCCACCAAAG ACAGATTGCCCAACATCTACAGAATAAAGGTCCCATGGTTTCGAGAGGACTCCTTTGTCACCGCAGG CATTCCCTCAGTTACTGAGATGTCTGGCATGCTACACACCAGTCGTCATGACAACACCTCAAGCGCTCTCCTACAGCTCCATACTTCCCCAAACTGTCAGTACAAG GTATCCGTGCGAAGCTCCTTTTCCAAAGTGCTCGGACAG GTCCTGCGTAGCTGTGGTCCTGTGCTGCTCGTCTACACAGCAGCGGTGCTGCTGCTGGCCCTGAGGCGACAGCTGGGCTGCATCATCCAAACGGGCCACACGGTGGCCCTGAGGGAGGCGGCTGCTTCAGGCCTGCAGCCCCATAAAGTGGAGCTGCCCATCCTAAtcctacacctgtctctcag ACAGGGCTGGTTTCAAGAGGGCTGGACTGCTCTGGGTCTCCCTGATGTAGACATGCTGCCTCTAACCACCACAGAGGACATATCCCAGGATGCAGCGGGATCCTGGCAGTACTGGCCGCACCTGGTTTCCCTGTTGCTATGTGTTCTTGGGGCAGCAGTTGCATTCTGGGGGAGTGCTGTGCTCAGTGCGTCTGTGCATATGCTGTCTTTCCTCCTGGGTCCTCTGCACAG ACCTTCAGTGTCTCGGCACAGTGGGACCCTTCGCCCCTCTGCTCagatcctcctcatcctcagcctCATTGTGGTGGGTGGGGCAACCTGCGGAGCCCTAGCCATAGCAGTCAGCTTTCTGATCCATCTTTACCGG GTGCTCAGATTAAAGATGACTGAGAGGTCACTCAGTTACATGATGAACCTG GCCCCCCAGAGAATGGAACAGAACTCTGATAATGGCTACAGCGGTTCGGGACGACAGAAGAAATTCAAAGAGTGCAATGGTGGCTCCCTCCTGTCAAAGTCAGAACTGCTGGATGTCAGAGATGACCTGCAGCTACACCTGAGTTTGTCCACGCTGCTAACACTACCCATGATGCTGAGTGCACCCTCCCTTGTCTACTGGAGCCGTAACCTTAG ATATTCTGTTCGCCTGGATCCTGATCCCTGGTGGCCATACACAGTCCCTCTGCTTGTCGCCTCTGTACTCCTCACTAACTGCAGTACCAACACTCTGAGCcacag TAAACTGATGCTGGGCCTGACCTCTCGCCTGCTGCTTCCTCTGTCCGTTGCCATGACGACCTTTTCTCCTCTTCACCTGTATCGAGTCACTCACTTCGTCTCCGTTGCTCTTACCTTGTTAGTTACCTGCTGTCACATTTGA
- the tyw5 gene encoding tRNA wybutosine-synthesizing protein 5 yields MECKEKIQVPVFLSVDKELFAREIYPLRKPAVLKGVSLGQCLEKWTLAYLAEKGGDREVKVHVSSASQMSFLHKNFVYRTLPFDTFVQRAAEDEHLDFFISKDESYYLRSLGEDARKEPADLRKQFPELAEDFHIPCFFEPEQFFSSVLRISSPGLQLWTHYDVMDNLLAQVTGTKRVVLYSPQDALHLYLTGDKSEVLDIDSPDLEQFPEFVKACRYECVLEPGDLLFIPALWFHNTMALQFSVGINMFWRHLAPDSYDKKDPYGNKDPLAATRALQTLERALSMLDELPDDYRDFYARRMVRRVQSRAYASRRLQCHSSAHPPPDMQDIQN; encoded by the exons ATGGAATGTAAGGAAAAAATTCAAGTCCCTGTTTTCTTATCTGTGGACAAGGAGCTTTTCGCAAGGGAGATCTATCCTCTG AGAAAACCAGCCGTGCTTAAAGGAGTATCTTTAGGCCAATGCCTAGAAAAATGGACTTTGGCTTACCTCGCAGAAAAGGGGGGTGACCGTGAGGTCAAAGTTCACGTGTCTTCTGCGTCTCAAATGAGTTTCCTGCATAAGAATTTTGTATACAG GACTTTACCTTTTGATACGTTTGTCCAGAGAGCTGCTGAAGATGAACACTTAGACTTTTTCATTAGTAAG GATGAGAGTTATTACTTGCGATCACTTGGTGAAGATGCTCGTAAG GAGCCAGCTGACCTGAGAAAGCAGTTTCCGGAACTGGCGGAGGACTTCCACATCCCTTGTTTCTTTGAGCCTGAGCAGTTTTTCTCAAGTGTGTTACGGATCAGCTCACCTGGACTGCAGCTGTGGACACACTACGAC GTAATGGACAACCTGCTGGCTCAGGTGACTGGAACAAAGCGTGTTGTCCTCTACAGCCCCCAAGATGCATTGCATCTGTACCTTACAG GTGATAAATCTGAAGTTTTGGACATTGACTCTCCAGACTTGGAGCAGTTCCCAGAATTTGTGAAAGCCTGTCGCTATGAATGTGTTCTAGAACCAGGGGACCtactgttcatcccag CCCTGTGGTTTCACAACACCATGGCTCTTCAGTTCAGTGTTGGCATCAACATGTTCTGGCGACACCTGGCCCCTGACAGCTATGATAAGAAGGACCCTTATGGGAACAAGGACCCCTTGGCGGCTACACGGGCGCTGCAGACCCTGGAGCGGGCGTTGAGCATGCTGGATGAGCTACCAGATGACTACCGTGACTTCTACGCCCGTCGAATGGTGCGGCGTGTGCAGAGCCGGGCATACGCCTCCAGACGCCTGCAATGTCACAGTTCTGCTCACCCACCTCCAGACATGCAGGACATACAAAACTGA
- the maip1 gene encoding m-AAA protease-interacting protein 1, mitochondrial, whose product MALPLLRCSCRRPLTVLTPYLRLERAALIRHFTKGPVTTAVSSVRYYSSEGNRHQKVVVLGIPNPFIWFRTRIYYFLIRTYFDREFSIEEFTDGAKQAFSHVSRLLSQCQFGALEGLVAKDLIGKLEQKCLNLPLSHKRALSADPEEIMYTTPGDVGIYYDNNGRKFVSILMRFWYLTSAHLPEDTMEGTRTFQVALGDGEKPESKRLLTANYEFQREFTQGVTPDWTITRIEHSKLLD is encoded by the exons ATGGCGCTACCCTTACTCAGATGTAGTTGTAGGAGGCCTCTGACGGTCCTGACGCCGTATTTAAGATTGGAGAGAGCTGCTTTAATTAGGCATTTCACCAAAGGACCAGTAACGACTGCTGTTTCCAGTGTCAGATATTACAGTTCAGAGGGAAACAGGCATCAGAAAGTGGTTGTACTTGGCATTCCAAACCCCTTCATATGGTTCCGGACTCGAATATATTACTTTTTGATTCGGACATACTTTGACAGAGAATTCAGCATTGAAGAGTTTACTGACGGAGCGAAACAG GCATTCTCGCACGTGTCACGACTTCTGTCCCAGTGTCAGTTTGGCGCACTCGAAGGACTGGTTGCTAAAGAC CTAATTGGGAAACTGGAGCAGAAATGTCTTAATCTTCCTTTGAGCCACAAGAGGGCGCTGTCCGCTGATCCAGAAGAGATCATGTACACCACACCAGGGGATGTGGGCATCTACTATGACAACAACG GGAGGAAATTTGTGAGCATTTTGATGCGCTTCTGGTACTTAACCAGTGCCCACCTGCCCGAGGACACTATGGAAGGAACACGCACCTTCCAGGTGGCCCTTGGAGATGGTGAAAAGCCAGAGAGCAAGAGACTGCTCACTGCCAACTATGA atTCCAGAGGGAGTTTACCCAGGGAGTAACGCCAGACTGGACCATTACAAGAATAGAGCACTCCAAGTTACttgattaa
- the LOC113575354 gene encoding uncharacterized protein C21orf62 homolog produces the protein MDVKMRPSCIRPVLCILLRFHFMGVAPHSDIQPNHTLMFDSVSHGNSLRNCSCAVAVHSCDEALANVHCSCGTVPRSALPPGGLRWNDSPADGTLTVWVHEPWVLRELLNGSQVPELRLSLCDSAPLDSPAQYLTLVGLRRLQVSTSARGATRLDQALSISTGVLGQDGGLSIAFLDVWSLNGVLHLKAYSVVGPPLLALTQHFPNLALSGADVWSNDPNHIHKPSILTFIY, from the coding sequence ATGGATGTGAAAATGCGTCCGTCTTGCATACGGCCTGTCCTCTGTATCCTCCTCCGTTTCCACTTTATGGGCGTAGCCCCCCACTCTGACATCCAACCCAACCACACCCTGATGTTCGACAGCGTCAGCCATGGCAACAGCTTGCGCAACTGCAGCTGTGCTGTGGCAGTTCACAGTTGTGATGAGGCGCTGGCCAATGTGCACTGCAGCTGTGGCACCGTCCCACGCTCCgcactgccccctggtggtctTCGCTGGAATGACAGTCCTGCTGACGGTACACTGACGGTGTGGGTGCATGAGCCATGGGTGTTGAGGGAACTTCTGAATGGCAGCCAAGTTCCAGAGCTCcggctgtctctctgtgactctgccCCTCTTGACAGCCCTGCACAGTATCTCACCCTCGTGGGTCTGAGGAGGCTTCAGGTGTCCACTTCTGCCAGGGGGGCAACACGCCTTGACCAAGCCCTGAGCATCAGTACTGGGGTGCTGGGGCAGGATGGAGGCCTCAGCATCGCCTTTCTGGATGTTTGGTCATTGAACGGGGTCCTGCACCTAAAAGCCTACAGCGTGGTAGGACCACCACTCCTTGCGCTGACTCAGCACTTCCCCAACCTGGCTCTCTCTGGAGCTGATGTGTGGAGCAATGACCCCAACCACATCCACAAGCCATCCATCCTAACTTTTATTTACTAA